The following proteins are encoded in a genomic region of Triticum dicoccoides isolate Atlit2015 ecotype Zavitan chromosome 1B, WEW_v2.0, whole genome shotgun sequence:
- the LOC119330012 gene encoding probable calcium-binding protein CML18, which produces MANGVSSAKAEICAGMGMPMAELEQVFRRYDANGDGKISADELASVLCALGAPPGPGEVQSMMEEMDADRDGFVDLHEFAAFHCGPCKGGAAADAKDQEAATEAELKEAFRMYDADRNGLISARELHRVLRQLGEKCSVADCSRMIRSVDADGDGSVNFEEFKKMMGGGGRS; this is translated from the coding sequence ATGGCGAACGGCGTGAGCTCGGCGAAGGCGGAGATCTGCGCCGGGATGGGCATGCCGATGGCGGAGCTGGAGCAGGTGTTCCGGCGCTATGACGCCAACGGCGACGGTAAGATCTCCGCGGACGAGCTGGCGTCCGTGCTGTGCGCGCTGGGCGCGCCCCCGGGGCCAGGGGAGGTGCAGAGCATGATGGAGGAGATGGACGCCGACAGGGACGGTTTCGTCGACCTCCACGAGTTCGCCGCCTTCCACTGCGGCCCCTGCAAGGGCGGCGCGGCCGCAGACGCCAAGGACCAGGAGGCCGCCACGGAGGCGGAGCTCAAGGAGGCCTTCCGGATGTACGACGCCGACCGCAACGGGCTCATCTCCGCGCGGGAGCTTCACCGCGTGCTCCGCCAGCTCGGGGAGAAGTGCTCCGTTGCTGACTGCTCGCGCATGATTCGATCCGTCGACGCCGACGGCGACGGCAGCGTCAATTTCGAGGAATTCAAGAAGATGATGGGCGGCGGAGGTAGGAGCTAG
- the LOC119330023 gene encoding uncharacterized protein LOC119330023, protein MPAASGSMESAVEIPRPMPTCCRAVLLLLLFPCFGAKPLLLLPTLLRCRLRADAASPLPTRSSLLYKDTCSKAQLWRSSMGEILGRALPRHRLIRARLQRRAWRGPDYPCRKSNKAGGGRATATSAGATPAAGAPSPPQVFPPRYVLGQGELSRAGAVWTFYSGPILPGANHQVCVNGMAKDQCQRKQGQILEVQAKVGQILKFPLK, encoded by the exons ATGCCAGCAGCGAGCGGCTCGATGGAGAGTGCTGTGGAAATCCCCAGGCCGATG CCCACTTGTTGCCGTGCtgtgctgctgctgcttctcttcCCATGCTTCGGTGCCAAGCCACTGCTGCTGCTCCCCACTTTGCTACGGTGCAGGCTAAGAGCTGATGCTGCTTCTCCTCTCCCCACGCGCTCCTCCCTCCTCTACAAGGACACGTGCTCAAAGGCACAACTCTGGCGTTCGTCCATGGGCGAGATCCTCGGCCGCGCGCTACCTCGTCATCGCCTTATCCGCGCTCGCCTCCAGCGCCGTGCTTGGAGAGGACCAGATTATCCGTGCCGGAAGAGCAACAAGGCCGGCGGGGGCAGAGCCACGGCGACCTCCGCCGGAGCAACACCGGCGGCGGGAGCTCCATCTCCGCCTCAAGTCTTCCCGCCCAGATATGTGCTCGGTCAGGGTGAACTGAGCAGGGCAGGGGCAGTTTGGACATTTTACAGTGGGCCCATCTTGCCAGGGGCAAATCATCAAGTTTGTGTCAATGGTATGGCAAAAGATCAATGTCAGCGAAAACAAGGGCAAATACTAGAAGTGCAAGCAAAGGTGGGGCAAATCCTCAAATTCCCCTTAAAATAG